In Tachysurus fulvidraco isolate hzauxx_2018 chromosome 9, HZAU_PFXX_2.0, whole genome shotgun sequence, the sequence GTGCAGGATGATAGCAGAAGTAGCTCTGTGTTGCTTTTGTGTAATCGCCGTCCTTTAGCCTGATGTAAActgaagaaaagcagcagaGATCTTATactgtgtgggaaaaaaaagagcataagAAATGATACCTGAGAGGATATTATGTAGGAGATATATTTGGATCTGGGTTGCGTTGCTGCCTCACGGCTCCTGTGTCCTGGGTTTGATCCTgagtttgtgttactgtctcaCTTTGCGTAGGTGTCCTCTaagttctccagtttcctcccactggccaaaaacatgcatgtagTGGATTTGTTAAGCTACAGACAGGTTACACCtctagtagtgtgtgtgtgtgtgtgtgtgtgtgtgtgtgtgtgtgtgtgtgtgtgtgtgtgtgtgtgtgtgtgtgtgtgtgtgtgtgtgtaagtgtgtgtgtaagtgtgtgtgtaagtgtgtgtgctgtcctACACTGGCCTTGTGACCCGTCCAAGTACATTTCTGCAGCATTCTCCAGATCTTCCATGGCATaaagagatgaatgaatgaatatattagaGTTTTAAATGATGGTGATTAATTAGTCCATTTATGTGCAACATTTTAACTTCTACATGCAcgtctttcttttatttctcattcAAAAAAACGGTATGCTGCTAAAACAAGGCTACACAAAACAGCTACAGACCAAAACCCAAACCAGAAACCCCTGAGCCACTACTGCATGTGGGTTTAAACTCATGATTCTTGGTCTGTGAGCACATATTTTCCTGTGTCAGGGATGGaagaaactgaaaacaaaacaaacaataagtTAAAGTTTCAGGTACTATAAAAACCACTGGCTTTTCTGGTGTGCTATTTTTAGTGCTCACACCAGCCCCCAGAAATCGGTCTCACATAGTTTCCTCACTGTTTCACATGCAGCcctgagaagagaaaaaaaaaagttcatcaaaacattttacattacgCTAGCGCGAACACCGACTGTTGAATGTTCGTCGACTTCTGTAACTGTAGACTTTATAGTCGTGTAACTCAGAAACATTTACTTTCCTAAGATCTTCCAGCTTTCACATTTAAGTCTTGACTTGATTCACCACTAAGCAGAAGAAAAACGGCagagaaatgaagagaacaTTGCATCCTCATAGTTCTGCCTttagacacccacacacatctgACATTAACGTCACTTGTGTTCCATCGCCTATTTTTAgacatttgtgtctttttagaAAATAAGTGGGCATGGTTGGTTATGTTCGAGAAAGGGTGGCAGCTTCTGTGTGTCTTTTCATTGAAAAGATTTAACATGCTGGTTAGGATAACAAGCTCTTACAGCTCTTACATTTAGTATATTCACTGAACTAAACAACATTCAAcatattgtttgtgtttaccaagtttaatttttcttttttctttttatcctttGTAGATTATCTAAGAAAGACTTGAAGACAACAGAAGTCAAAGTGGACATCGTGGATGGAAcgaaaatatttaatgaatattaaaatgccAAAGGAATAATTGATGGAAAGAGTTTCGGCTGctggttagaaaaaaaaaagggcatttTTAAAATTCTGGATCATTTCAGAAAATGGAAATGGAGGACCTTTTGTTTACGTGTCATTGTTAGTAATCACCTGGCATGATAATATATTTGAATGCGGTTTAATAAACTGTACCTTGAGAATCTCAACGGAAATACCGAATAATGGAGCCACATGGATCAGCTGCTGGACAAAAATGCAGCAAGGAACCACGTGAGAAAAACTCTTTACAAAGAAAGTGGGTCTCTGAGCCCTGTGCTGGTACAAAAGAAAGCAGGTATGCAGAAAGCTTGCAAAGTGGTATCAGTGGGACGGTTATTGCAGCTTCTGGAAAGTTGCTCTTAAGTGCAGAGTCTCAGTCGTCTGCAGAAAGCCAGTTCTTTCCCAGGTCTTATTCCTATCAGCTACAACATTCATACCCACACCAGCCCATGCAGAAGCCTTTCCTCAGCGGTACAAAGTCACAACCTGGTTTGGAGCCCCATGCTTGGCCTTTTCCAGGCAAACTGCAGTCTCTGCCACAAGACGATATGTTTTCTGTGCACTCACGGTCTCATGGAGCTTTCCCCCGTCAGAAGTCACCAAGTTTACCTAGCGCTTTTTGCCAGTATTCACAATCAGGCTCTGAGCAAAAAGAGGAAGGACATAAGAAGGAACAGAAACCCAAGAAGCCAGGCAAGTACATTTGCCAGTACTGTGGAAGGGCATGTGCTAAGCCAAGTGTGCTCAAAAAACACATACGATCACACACAGGGGAACGACCCTATCCATGTGAACCCTGTGGCTTTTCATTCAAAACCAAGAGCAATTTATATAAGCATAGAAAGTCTCATGCACATGCTATTAAGGCCGGACTAGTTCCCTTCTCTGAGCTGGCCACTCGCACAGATATTGATCAAGCATCTTCAGTTGGCGAAACCGAGGTACAGTCTGACGCCGATCAAAGTACTGACACTGATGAAGAAAATGCAGAAGGGGCCACATACCCAGAAAAAAGTAGCTCCATACCACAGATATCATTTGACTCTGACAAAAGCACTTTAGATAAAGGAGGTGAGCCAGCATATGCAGACTCAGCAGAAGAGATGGCTATGACATCTATGAAAGTGCCTATTTTAATTGTTCCTAAACAGGGGCTAACATCAACAACCATAGAGTGTACCCCATTCACAGAAATTAGGGGATCCAATATGCGAGGTCTGGTCCAGGGAGACGAATCACATACTGTCAAACAGAGACTTGCTTTAAGACTCACAGATAAAAAAGGTCAGGACTCAGAGCAGTCTCTGAATCTATTGAGTCCACACAGTAAAGGAAGCACAGATTCTGGCTATTTCTCTCGTTCGGAGAGTGCCGAACAGCAGATTAGTCCACCTAACACCAATGCAAAGACATATGAAGAGATTATGTTTGGAAGATCTTGGTATTACAGACCCATCTCCAGATCTCGACATTCAGTTACAATTGGGATGGCTGCTAGTGCTAGTCCTGACCCTCAAAACAAATCTGCAATGATAGAAATGGACATGGGAAAGATATCAGAGGATTGTGTATTTTTCAGGGAAACCTTTCCTGAATCACAAATGGTTGCAGTAGGTGAGCCAAAGCAATACCCTCGAGGCTATCTTCTAGAAGCTCCTTCTGATACAGGCCCACTTTTAAGAAGTAACTCAATGCCAACACCATCCCCTACCAATCTCAATGTTCCATCAGCTCTGAGAGTCAGTCAATCCTTTGATGAAATGATGTCACCAGATGAGGTGTTTTATCCAGGGGCAGCTAGTCTGAGGAGGCTCAGGAGACAGGGTGCTTTTGAGCAAGGGGAATCTGACAACTATGGCAAGGTGGGAGGTCAATTCTCAACAATAAAGATGGGGGACAGGGAACAGATGATGTCTGAGTTTAAAGGCTCAGGATCAGAACTTGCTTGTCCCGACATGCGCAGAATGGTTGGCGTGTCAGAGATGACCACGAGAAAACGCCGTAAAGAAAAGAGTGTCGGTGATGAGGAGGATTGCCCTGGACAGTATGATGACATGAAAAATGTCTCTTTTGAATCATCTGGGGACTATGATCTAAAACAAGGAGGTCAGGAAACTTCTGTAGCTGCCCACACAGGTAGAGGATCTATGTATAGTGGTTACAGCTCATCGGAAAGTTTTGATAAGGTCAGTGGTATGTGTCCAGAAGACATTGTTCTTGTGCAGGATACAGACCGAAAGGCTGCCGTCAATGTCATATCTGTTATTCAACATACTAACTTGCTTAGCAGGCCAAATTCATTTGAAAAGACTGAGTCAATTGAACATCAATCTTATCAGCCAGAAAAGCCCTTCGGCCAACTCTCCGAGCAGTCTGACCCTGAGAACATTGATGACGTGCAGAGCCCCGACGCTATTCTGAGGGCCGAGAGCATGGAGCATCAGCAAACTGACAACGAATTAGCATCTGTTTCACCTAGTCAGCAATATCATATGCCCCACAAACTCGTACGGCAACCCAACATTCAGGTTCCCGAAATTAGAGTCACTGAAGAACCAGATAAACCAGAAAAAGAACCAGAGGTGCCAACTAAAGAACCAGAGAAGCATGTGGAGGAATTCCAGTGGCCACAGAGGAGTGAAACATTGTCCCAACTCCCAGCAGAAAAATTGCCCCCAAAGAAAAAACGTCTTCGTCTTGCAGACATAGAGCACTCATCTGGGGAGTCGAGCTTCGAGTCTACCTGTACTAGTCTGTCAAGGAGCCCAAGTCAAGAGAGCAACCTGTCCTCAAGCTTCTCAATGTCATTTGATAGAGAGGAAAGCATGAAGTCAGTGTCACCAACAAAGCAAGATGATttcagcaaacaatcagaattTTTAACTGTACCAGGGAGTGGTCATTCTCTGTCAATACCAGGCCATCAGAAGGAGATGCGTCGCTCCTCGTCAGAACAGTCACCGAGTGGTTTACCTACTGAGGTGCCAGAAATTCGTAGCAAATCATTTGATTATGGAAGTCTGTCAAGCAATTCAAGACAAGGGGAGTTATATGCCAGTGCATCATCTATGAAGGAACGTAGACGGGGTTATCTGGTTAGACAGGCATCTCTGAGTGTCTATCCTGAAGTTGTTCCTCAAGAGCAATGTTCTGAGTTAAACATTAAGCAAGAGCTTTCTGATACCCATGCTTTACCTTCTTCATGGCAAGGGTCTTCATCCCTATCAGCTTCACCCCACCATGTCACTGGAAGTGATCTAGCAAGGCAAAAAAGAGGATCATATCACTTGCTACAGCAGAGCATCAGCGAAGACAGCCAATCAGATGACCTGCAAAAGTCACCACGCTTGCCAGGCCAACTGTCAACCGACAGCGAGGCTTCGGTACATGAGCACATGAGCCAGGATGTAATGCAATACTCCTCACATCCAAGTAGCATATCATCACCATTTTTTCAGACAGTGGTCTGGTATACCGACCCAACACGACCCAGGCAGCACCAGGGCATTCATCAGCTGCAGAAAATACATATCCGACCACCAAACCCACAATCTAATTTACAGAAATCCCACCAGCCTCTTCATCAAATACAGATGCATAATGAATCAAATACTGATGGGGCATGTCAGACTTATCCATATGTCTCAAGAACGTCTCCACAAACTATTGGTAATTCATCAAAAATGCCCACTTCAAGCTCAGTTTTCTTTCAGCAAGTTCAGCCAGGCTTTACTCAAACTGTAGGTCCACAGTCATCACTTCCTGGAATGCTAGTCCCTGTTCGAATTCAAACAAATGTGCCATCATACGGTAGTGTTATGTACACAAGTGTTTCACAACTCCTTTCTACTCATGCTCAGAGTACTACTTCATTCAGAATAGGCTCAGACAATACATCTACTAGTTCACTTACAGGCATATCTTCAAAACACCCAATTGGGTTCAGTTTATCCAAAATATTAGGTCATCCCGAAGGCTCTCAGCAGTATCCACTTTGGAAAGCTCCTGAACCATTACCCGGACAACTGAACACTGGCATACCACTGTCCTTGACATCAGGAACTATTTCAACTACGGATGCCTCCTCTAGTATTGGAGGGAGTAAGAGAATGCTGTCGCCAGCCAGTAGTCTTGAACTTTTTATTGGAACCAAGCAACAGAAACGCATTAAGGAGGAAAAGATGTACGGTCAAATAGTGAAAGAGCTAAGTGCAGTTGAGCTAAGTAATTCAAGGGCACCAAATGACGGTGATAGATCGCCACAGCTTGACGTTTTAAAGAGAGATGACTTAGGAGATGATTCGGAGAGGATGTCCTCATCCCCCCCAGCTAATTACCCATCATCTATATTCTCCTCTGCATCTGATGTGCCACCCAAGGAAAGCTTTACTCCTCCTTTACAAATTGTGATGAACACTGCTAAGAGAGCAGAGTCCCCAGAGGAGCTTGATGTAGACAAACCTAATCCAGAGGCCACCTCAGACCCTGAATCAATGATCTCTTCAAGTGACACTCAGGATGAATTGAAGCAAACCAAGATCCCGGTAAACATGCTGGTGCAACTTGCTGCCAGCCAGAGTGGTGCAGTATGTGGCAGCACTCTCCTGCTCACCGACTTAGCAGATGTTGATCAGTTCTTTCAGTTTCCTAGTCTACGTACAACAGCAAGTGTTAGCTGGTGCTACCTAAATTACACCAAGCCAAACTATGCTCAGACAACTCCCTTAACCTCTGTTTATGGCTCTTGGTGCGTCAGCTCCTATAACCCAAACCCACTCAGCCTCAGCACCAAGGCAACCCTGGCATTACTCTGCTCTAAACAGAGGAGGAACACAGAAACTTATACAATGGCTGCTATGTGTCAGCCTGGGACTGGAAAACTTGTCTCATCCCTGTTGTGGAAGCAGAAGTTTGAGCAGGTAA encodes:
- the hivep2a gene encoding transcription factor HIVEP2a, with product MEPHGSAAGQKCSKEPREKNSLQRKWVSEPCAGTKESRYAESLQSGISGTVIAASGKLLLSAESQSSAESQFFPRSYSYQLQHSYPHQPMQKPFLSGTKSQPGLEPHAWPFPGKLQSLPQDDMFSVHSRSHGAFPRQKSPSLPSAFCQYSQSGSEQKEEGHKKEQKPKKPGKYICQYCGRACAKPSVLKKHIRSHTGERPYPCEPCGFSFKTKSNLYKHRKSHAHAIKAGLVPFSELATRTDIDQASSVGETEVQSDADQSTDTDEENAEGATYPEKSSSIPQISFDSDKSTLDKGGEPAYADSAEEMAMTSMKVPILIVPKQGLTSTTIECTPFTEIRGSNMRGLVQGDESHTVKQRLALRLTDKKGQDSEQSLNLLSPHSKGSTDSGYFSRSESAEQQISPPNTNAKTYEEIMFGRSWYYRPISRSRHSVTIGMAASASPDPQNKSAMIEMDMGKISEDCVFFRETFPESQMVAVGEPKQYPRGYLLEAPSDTGPLLRSNSMPTPSPTNLNVPSALRVSQSFDEMMSPDEVFYPGAASLRRLRRQGAFEQGESDNYGKVGGQFSTIKMGDREQMMSEFKGSGSELACPDMRRMVGVSEMTTRKRRKEKSVGDEEDCPGQYDDMKNVSFESSGDYDLKQGGQETSVAAHTGRGSMYSGYSSSESFDKVSGMCPEDIVLVQDTDRKAAVNVISVIQHTNLLSRPNSFEKTESIEHQSYQPEKPFGQLSEQSDPENIDDVQSPDAILRAESMEHQQTDNELASVSPSQQYHMPHKLVRQPNIQVPEIRVTEEPDKPEKEPEVPTKEPEKHVEEFQWPQRSETLSQLPAEKLPPKKKRLRLADIEHSSGESSFESTCTSLSRSPSQESNLSSSFSMSFDREESMKSVSPTKQDDFSKQSEFLTVPGSGHSLSIPGHQKEMRRSSSEQSPSGLPTEVPEIRSKSFDYGSLSSNSRQGELYASASSMKERRRGYLVRQASLSVYPEVVPQEQCSELNIKQELSDTHALPSSWQGSSSLSASPHHVTGSDLARQKRGSYHLLQQSISEDSQSDDLQKSPRLPGQLSTDSEASVHEHMSQDVMQYSSHPSSISSPFFQTVVWYTDPTRPRQHQGIHQLQKIHIRPPNPQSNLQKSHQPLHQIQMHNESNTDGACQTYPYVSRTSPQTIGNSSKMPTSSSVFFQQVQPGFTQTVGPQSSLPGMLVPVRIQTNVPSYGSVMYTSVSQLLSTHAQSTTSFRIGSDNTSTSSLTGISSKHPIGFSLSKILGHPEGSQQYPLWKAPEPLPGQLNTGIPLSLTSGTISTTDASSSIGGSKRMLSPASSLELFIGTKQQKRIKEEKMYGQIVKELSAVELSNSRAPNDGDRSPQLDVLKRDDLGDDSERMSSSPPANYPSSIFSSASDVPPKESFTPPLQIVMNTAKRAESPEELDVDKPNPEATSDPESMISSSDTQDELKQTKIPVNMLVQLAASQSGAVCGSTLLLTDLADVDQFFQFPSLRTTASVSWCYLNYTKPNYAQTTPLTSVYGSWCVSSYNPNPLSLSTKATLALLCSKQRRNTETYTMAAMCQPGTGKLVSSLLWKQKFEQVKPELMKLDIGKMGKKIKGVISRDRVKEDHGEKEASSKQAEPTRIKIFEGGYKSNEDYVYVRGRGRGKYICEECGIRCKKPSMLKKHIRTHTDVRPYVCKFCNFAFKTKGNLTKHMKSKAHMKKCLELGVSVTCIDDVEGVDTAEEIQRDTGKIGMLEIMAEHQFSDADDSDGAEEDGDEVDEDEEDDDDYDGDSTPKTPSRSTSPHPYVISPHSVTAVAASHDTGPDPLGSAPKQPMFGYYTSLPTIQITQLMGPGEKARESQMAEYQKLLQGALGEDPKNRLEMPSSMDEDPGLSPEHSSSSFELSPSRLSSPSCDSSPLRDPSPSCRYLSPKRDLSPRGRLSPRREASPLRPLSPRRDIYRKDLSPRRDMSPRGLLSPSSHAGCPVSSARDLSCRRELSPRGRYKGILRPLSPRRAPHPHSGPWTLNQHPHREMSQKSRSHSEMNINQRKSCYPQGDKQRTEAPATHQGLFSHLPLHSQQQVRTLFPMIPIGGIQIVPGLAHPARLPLKTNTSEESSDASFHFSDGCESNNTQSAEDTAQPQDMAQSPKTVSSAPSPSSQRSRDDGKGLSNKESKQEEGIMTCTKAIASLCIASEEPSGKVAGSIQQIQQHTLSHSPNVQQESRHSTTETSMSATSKAPGGGCHPLYITGATERSTGQQGQSKNPSSTTNN